One window of the Carnobacterium maltaromaticum DSM 20342 genome contains the following:
- a CDS encoding Gfo/Idh/MocA family protein, producing the protein MKKIGIIGLGGISQKAYLPVMMAMGQEVEWHLYTRNQERLTEISQQYRVEHTYPSIEALIESGITAAFVHTATETHGAIIRQLLEHNLHVYVDKPISENIAEVKELIQLAESKNLQLVTGFNRRFAPMVQKLKAVPNKNMVFVQKNKENGGGSVERGIYDMFIHVLDTATYLLDEPILKSSYHLVEEKGQLKNCIMQLITASTVCVASMNYVSGANSEVMEVMSPTGTHRVLNLTEYSSNELGKEMIQHFGDWTPTLEKRGFAPLIREFISGLSTGEQPVSTESAYISHQLCHQIVMGDIKHTL; encoded by the coding sequence ATGAAAAAAATTGGTATTATTGGTTTAGGTGGTATTTCTCAAAAAGCTTATTTACCTGTTATGATGGCAATGGGACAAGAAGTAGAATGGCATTTATATACACGAAATCAAGAAAGACTAACAGAAATTAGCCAACAATATCGTGTTGAACATACCTATCCAAGCATTGAAGCCTTAATTGAAAGTGGAATAACCGCAGCTTTTGTGCATACTGCCACTGAAACTCATGGTGCGATTATTCGCCAATTACTAGAGCATAATCTTCATGTTTATGTAGATAAACCAATCAGTGAGAATATAGCTGAAGTAAAAGAATTGATTCAGTTGGCTGAAAGTAAAAATTTACAGCTAGTGACTGGTTTCAACCGTCGTTTTGCACCAATGGTTCAAAAATTAAAAGCTGTACCTAATAAAAATATGGTTTTCGTCCAAAAAAATAAAGAAAATGGTGGCGGTAGTGTCGAACGTGGAATTTATGATATGTTTATTCATGTTTTGGATACAGCTACGTATTTATTAGATGAACCTATTCTAAAAAGCAGCTATCATCTAGTTGAAGAAAAAGGTCAGTTGAAAAATTGTATCATGCAGCTAATTACAGCTAGTACAGTTTGTGTTGCTTCGATGAATTATGTTTCAGGAGCTAATTCTGAAGTAATGGAAGTCATGTCACCAACTGGAACGCATCGCGTATTGAATCTGACGGAGTATTCAAGTAATGAACTAGGAAAAGAGATGATCCAACACTTTGGAGATTGGACTCCAACTCTAGAAAAACGAGGATTTGCTCCTTTAATTCGTGAATTTATTTCTGGATTATCGACAGGTGAACAACCAGTAAGTACTGAATCTGCTTATATTAGCCATCAACTATGCCATCAAATTGTGATGGGTGACATTAAACATACTCTATAG